The Phycisphaerales bacterium genome includes a region encoding these proteins:
- a CDS encoding asparaginase: MRIAILTTGGTIVKVYNEADGSLRNIGSGFEHIIRGLRLPDTTWRHIPVMNKDSLDLTQEDRRQILAAVQDALPQDDAVIVLHGTDTLSETGELLHTELSDLHKPVVLTGAMRPFEFRDTDAFQNLTEALLASRLLAPGVYAVMHNLVLRFPGVVKDRERMTFTRLTGPEGAR; the protein is encoded by the coding sequence ATGCGAATCGCCATCCTCACCACCGGCGGCACGATCGTAAAGGTTTATAACGAGGCCGACGGTTCGCTGCGAAACATCGGCTCTGGTTTCGAGCACATCATCCGCGGGCTGCGGCTGCCGGATACCACCTGGCGGCACATCCCGGTAATGAATAAGGACTCGCTCGACCTTACTCAGGAGGACCGCCGACAAATCCTGGCAGCCGTCCAGGATGCCTTACCTCAGGACGACGCCGTGATCGTCCTCCATGGCACCGACACGCTGTCGGAAACCGGTGAACTGCTGCACACCGAGTTATCAGACCTTCATAAGCCGGTAGTGCTCACAGGGGCGATGCGGCCGTTTGAATTCCGTGACACCGATGCGTTTCAGAACCTCACCGAGGCCCTGCTGGCGAGCCGGCTGCTGGCGCCAGGTGTATATGCGGTCATGCACAACCTCGTACTGCGGTTCCCTGGCGTAGTGAAGGACCGCGAGCGGATGACGTTTACCCGGCTAACCGGGCCGGAAGGGGCCAGGTAG
- a CDS encoding HAD family phosphatase, with product MPAVIFDMDGVLVDSGPPHAESWRILARRDGIEIDDAQFQQLFGRRSADIIRTLWGPTTSDSMVAAYDAEKEAVYRDLVRQNVPIMPGCLDLLERLRTAGLALAVGTSGPPENLMLVLEAGGLDRYFQATVHGYDVVHGKPAPDVFLLAARRLGMPPKACVVVEDAPVGIRAATAAGMPSIGLTGTHPADRLREAGANRVVHELSAITTTVIEDVLSTGHTP from the coding sequence ATGCCGGCAGTGATCTTTGACATGGACGGCGTGCTGGTGGACTCCGGTCCACCTCACGCCGAAAGTTGGCGCATTCTCGCCCGCCGTGACGGCATCGAGATCGACGATGCGCAGTTTCAACAACTCTTCGGCCGGCGGAGCGCCGACATCATCCGCACTCTCTGGGGCCCCACCACCAGCGACAGCATGGTGGCCGCCTACGATGCCGAGAAAGAGGCCGTCTACCGCGATCTGGTACGTCAGAACGTGCCTATCATGCCGGGCTGCCTCGACCTCCTGGAACGCCTGCGAACAGCCGGCCTCGCACTGGCGGTCGGCACCTCCGGTCCCCCTGAGAACCTGATGCTGGTCCTCGAAGCCGGTGGCCTAGATCGCTATTTTCAGGCCACCGTGCACGGCTACGATGTGGTCCACGGCAAGCCGGCTCCGGACGTCTTCCTGCTGGCCGCTCGCCGGCTGGGTATGCCACCGAAGGCGTGCGTGGTCGTCGAGGACGCCCCTGTCGGCATCCGGGCCGCTACCGCGGCAGGAATGCCGTCTATCGGCCTGACCGGGACGCACCCGGCGGACCGACTCCGTGAAGCCGGGGCCAACCGGGTCGTCCACGAGCTAAGCGCAATCACCACGACTGTTATCGAGGACGTGCTCTCAACAGGCCACACGCCGTGA
- the ftcD gene encoding glutamate formimidoyltransferase — protein sequence MPTPIVECVPNFSEGRNPEIIRAITAQVETVPGVKLLDVDPGHATNRTVVTFVGSPAAVVEAAVRTVRKASELIDMRQHHGEHPRFGACDVCPLVPVADITMEETAEYARMLARRLGEELGLTIFCYEHAATRPERRNLATVRAGEYEGLADKLKRPEWQPDFGPAAFNAQSGATAVGARDFLVAYNVNLNTTSTRRANAIAFDIREKGRKLRSGDPLTGPVVRDADGREVWQAGSLKAVKAIGWFIEEYGIAQISINLTNISVTPIHVAFDECCRKAEERGVRVTGSEIVGMVPLSALLEAGRYYLRKQRRSLGVPDRELLKIAVRSLGLDELRPFNPEEKIIEYALARGAEKRLSDRSLRVFTEETASESPAPGGGSISAALGAFGAALGTMVANLSSHKRGWDDRWEEFSTWAERGKQHYVELLRLIDDDTAAFNRLMEAFGLPKSTPEEERARKRAIAAATRGAIEVPLQVMEVSVASMAVARAMATSGMPASASDAGVAALAARAAVRGASLNVQINAKDLKPQDLDDPNWLEQTRARARELESVAEKAEDEILALVGEKLRKTE from the coding sequence GTGCCCACTCCCATCGTCGAGTGCGTCCCCAACTTCAGCGAAGGCCGCAACCCGGAGATCATCCGGGCGATCACCGCACAGGTTGAGACGGTGCCGGGCGTGAAACTGCTCGACGTCGACCCCGGCCACGCCACCAACCGCACGGTCGTCACCTTCGTCGGATCACCCGCAGCCGTCGTCGAGGCCGCGGTGCGTACCGTCCGCAAGGCGAGCGAACTGATCGACATGCGGCAGCACCACGGCGAGCACCCGCGCTTCGGAGCGTGCGATGTGTGCCCACTGGTGCCCGTCGCCGACATCACGATGGAGGAAACAGCCGAGTACGCCCGCATGCTCGCCCGCCGCCTCGGCGAGGAACTTGGCCTGACCATCTTCTGCTACGAGCACGCCGCCACGCGCCCCGAGCGCCGCAATCTCGCGACGGTCCGCGCCGGTGAATACGAGGGCCTCGCCGACAAGCTCAAGCGTCCCGAATGGCAGCCCGACTTTGGCCCGGCCGCGTTCAACGCACAAAGCGGCGCGACAGCCGTCGGCGCCCGCGACTTCCTCGTCGCCTACAACGTGAACCTGAACACGACCTCGACGCGTCGCGCAAACGCCATTGCCTTCGACATTCGCGAGAAGGGCCGCAAGCTGCGCAGCGGCGACCCGCTCACCGGCCCGGTCGTCCGAGACGCAGACGGCAGGGAGGTCTGGCAGGCGGGCAGTCTTAAGGCGGTGAAGGCCATCGGCTGGTTCATCGAGGAGTACGGGATCGCGCAGATCTCCATCAACCTCACCAACATCAGCGTTACGCCGATTCATGTCGCGTTTGACGAGTGCTGCCGCAAGGCCGAAGAGCGCGGCGTGCGCGTCACCGGCTCCGAGATCGTCGGCATGGTTCCGCTCAGCGCGCTGCTCGAAGCCGGACGGTACTACCTCCGCAAGCAACGCCGCTCGCTCGGTGTGCCCGACCGTGAACTGCTCAAGATCGCGGTACGTTCGCTGGGCCTGGATGAACTGCGGCCCTTCAATCCGGAGGAGAAGATCATCGAATACGCGCTCGCCCGCGGTGCCGAGAAACGGCTCAGCGACCGCTCACTGCGCGTTTTCACCGAGGAAACAGCATCGGAATCACCGGCTCCGGGCGGCGGGTCGATCAGCGCCGCGCTGGGCGCGTTCGGGGCCGCCCTCGGCACGATGGTCGCGAACCTCTCCAGCCATAAGCGCGGCTGGGATGACCGCTGGGAGGAGTTCAGCACATGGGCCGAACGCGGCAAGCAGCACTACGTCGAGTTGCTGCGCCTGATCGACGACGATACAGCCGCGTTCAACCGACTGATGGAGGCATTCGGCCTGCCGAAGTCCACGCCGGAGGAGGAGCGGGCGCGGAAGCGGGCGATTGCCGCGGCGACGCGCGGTGCAATCGAAGTCCCGCTGCAGGTGATGGAAGTGTCGGTGGCGAGCATGGCAGTAGCCCGCGCCATGGCCACGTCGGGCATGCCGGCGTCGGCATCCGACGCGGGCGTGGCGGCCCTCGCCGCCCGTGCGGCCGTCCGTGGAGCTTCGCTCAACGTGCAGATCAACGCCAAGGACCTGAAACCGCAGGATCTCGACGATCCGAATTGGCTGGAGCAGACGCGCGCCCGCGCCCGTGAGCTGGAGTCCGTGGCGGAAAAGGCGGAGGACGAGATTCTCGCCCTGGTTGGCGAAAAGCTGCGCAAGACGGAGTAA
- a CDS encoding PEP-CTERM sorting domain-containing protein has protein sequence MKSMVLGKLAAAALAFGLVASANADTVATFFDPALNGSTPLFQLDAVNGVFTGGWDANVQTQQLILEVPITGSVYVDASFTMTPLTVAGSNLSGGVITFTDAGNAVVLTITFDAGSLFGPFGFGASAFAGQNVTFAGPGIPAGLSQEQFAFSFANPVAIQNGFSYTASFTSSAIPEPASLALLGLGGLMFFRRR, from the coding sequence ATGAAGAGCATGGTACTTGGCAAGCTTGCAGCGGCGGCGTTGGCCTTTGGCCTCGTCGCATCGGCCAACGCCGACACGGTTGCAACGTTCTTTGACCCCGCACTCAATGGCAGCACGCCGTTGTTCCAGCTTGACGCCGTCAATGGCGTATTTACAGGTGGCTGGGATGCGAACGTGCAAACACAGCAGCTCATTCTCGAGGTACCGATCACCGGCTCGGTGTACGTGGATGCTTCATTCACGATGACCCCGCTGACGGTCGCCGGCTCGAATCTGAGCGGCGGCGTGATCACTTTTACGGACGCCGGTAACGCCGTCGTCCTGACGATCACGTTCGACGCCGGCTCGCTCTTTGGCCCGTTCGGCTTCGGCGCCTCGGCGTTCGCCGGCCAGAACGTGACCTTCGCGGGCCCGGGCATCCCGGCGGGTCTGTCGCAGGAGCAGTTCGCGTTCAGCTTCGCGAACCCGGTGGCAATCCAGAATGGGTTCAGCTACACGGCGTCGTTCACGTCGTCGGCCATTCCGGAGCCGGCCTCGCTGGCGCTGCTGGGCCTCGGCGGGCTGATGTTCTTCCGCCGCCGCTAA
- a CDS encoding HD domain-containing protein: MSSTPPVPPRKPVAELQAGDRLDDQVFRIQQKDLRTTSNGGLYVHVVIADASGQMLARIWNASQELFDSLPDGGLAHFRGRVENYKGNRQFIVDGVRTVEPGAVDPAEFLPSSRHDRDALWNQVKDHLRQVRNRDLLALLAKFVQDEEFVTRFTRAPAAVQMHHAYVGGLVEHTRNLLRLALAVCPLYPEISQDLVLAGVFLHDAGKTAELAFETNFEYTNEGQLVGHIVLCTLWVHDRCRALEAETGRPFPHQLETVLKHLILSHHGKYEFGSPRLPATPEAFMIHYLDNLDAKLAMTFGAIAADSNAASDWTGYIHSLETRVFKPDVLGVRDAAPRDAAS; encoded by the coding sequence ATGAGCAGTACCCCCCCGGTTCCCCCGCGGAAACCCGTCGCCGAATTACAAGCCGGCGACCGCCTCGATGACCAGGTTTTCCGCATCCAGCAGAAAGATCTACGGACCACTTCGAACGGCGGCCTGTACGTGCATGTCGTCATCGCCGACGCGAGTGGCCAGATGCTCGCCCGCATCTGGAACGCATCCCAGGAGTTGTTCGACTCGTTGCCCGACGGCGGGCTCGCCCACTTCCGCGGGCGCGTCGAGAACTACAAAGGCAACCGCCAATTCATCGTCGACGGCGTCCGCACTGTCGAACCCGGGGCGGTTGATCCAGCCGAGTTCCTGCCCTCCTCCAGGCACGACCGCGATGCGCTGTGGAACCAGGTCAAAGATCACCTGCGCCAGGTTCGCAACCGAGACCTGCTTGCGCTACTCGCAAAATTCGTTCAGGATGAGGAGTTCGTCACGCGCTTCACGCGGGCCCCGGCCGCCGTGCAGATGCATCACGCCTATGTCGGCGGCTTGGTGGAACACACGCGGAACTTGTTGCGGCTGGCGCTGGCCGTGTGCCCGCTGTACCCGGAGATCAGCCAGGACCTGGTGCTCGCAGGCGTGTTCCTGCACGATGCGGGCAAGACGGCTGAACTCGCCTTCGAGACTAACTTCGAGTACACGAATGAAGGGCAGCTCGTCGGGCATATCGTGCTGTGCACGCTCTGGGTCCATGACCGCTGCCGCGCGCTCGAGGCCGAGACGGGGCGCCCCTTCCCGCACCAGCTTGAAACGGTGCTCAAGCACCTGATTCTGTCGCACCATGGGAAGTACGAGTTCGGCAGCCCGCGGTTGCCGGCAACACCCGAGGCGTTCATGATCCACTACCTCGACAACCTCGATGCGAAGCTCGCCATGACTTTTGGCGCCATCGCCGCGGACTCCAATGCCGCCAGCGACTGGACGGGCTACATTCACTCGCTGGAGACGCGCGTTTTCAAGCCGGATGTACTGGGTGTCCGCGATGCCGCGCCGCGCGACGCCGCGAGTTGA
- a CDS encoding phytanoyl-CoA dioxygenase family protein → MPRRATPRVENFPGALLVTGRPDHAPVQLAAADVQHYVHAGFLVVPGLLTGGEIEALRTDAVAIARGHYPSPQITPAPDSLSDDTVLRSFLAIHQPHFLSPVVRAFVQHVGIAGVLGRIVGAHLPAWDGRVKCMQSMLFVKPPGDPGQAWHQDEIYIPTRDRSLCGAWIALDDASVDNGCLWVLPGSQRLGYLYPQRAHQQPDEFDFAAESYGFDETAEIPVELPAGGVVFFNGYLLHRSRRNRSSGYRRALVSHYMNAWSLLPWEVRAGERPATADRRCVLPICGADPYAWKGYEEPGGVWLRPRQQP, encoded by the coding sequence ATGCCGCGCCGCGCGACGCCGCGAGTTGAGAACTTCCCCGGAGCGCTACTCGTGACCGGCCGCCCCGACCACGCGCCCGTCCAGCTCGCCGCAGCGGACGTGCAGCACTACGTGCACGCGGGATTCCTCGTGGTGCCCGGTTTACTGACCGGTGGCGAAATCGAGGCGCTGCGTACCGACGCCGTGGCCATCGCACGCGGGCACTATCCGAGCCCGCAGATCACACCAGCACCCGACAGTCTGAGCGACGACACGGTGCTGAGGAGCTTTCTCGCCATTCACCAACCACATTTCCTGAGCCCGGTGGTGCGGGCTTTCGTACAGCACGTTGGTATCGCCGGCGTCCTGGGGCGGATCGTCGGCGCGCACCTGCCGGCCTGGGACGGCCGCGTGAAGTGCATGCAGTCGATGCTCTTCGTGAAACCCCCGGGTGACCCGGGGCAGGCGTGGCATCAGGACGAGATCTACATCCCGACGCGCGACCGCTCACTCTGCGGCGCGTGGATCGCACTCGACGACGCTTCGGTTGATAACGGCTGCCTGTGGGTGCTCCCCGGGTCGCAGCGCCTGGGGTACCTCTACCCGCAGCGGGCACACCAACAGCCCGACGAATTCGACTTCGCCGCAGAGAGTTACGGCTTTGACGAAACGGCCGAGATTCCGGTGGAATTGCCGGCCGGGGGGGTGGTGTTCTTCAATGGCTACCTGTTGCATCGCTCGCGACGCAATCGTTCAAGCGGCTATCGCCGCGCGCTGGTGAGTCACTACATGAACGCGTGGTCACTGCTGCCGTGGGAAGTGCGGGCGGGTGAACGTCCGGCGACGGCCGACCGACGGTGCGTGCTGCCGATTTGCGGCGCGGACCCTTACGCGTGGAAGGGGTACGAGGAACCGGGTGGAGTGTGGTTGCGGCCGCGGCAGCAGCCGTAG
- a CDS encoding ABC transporter ATP-binding protein, producing MSPAPDQADSIPAQAAHSGPALAAARDGIVVAVDLRKIYESGGERVEALAGLDLTVPMGEFCAIMGASGSGKSTLLHVTGGLTPPTSGTLRVEGHDIARMSDRARTIFRRRRIGVIFQEFNLLPTLTARENVALPMLVDGHPLRACLARVDELLDTVHLLPRATHRPDALSGGEQQRVAIARALLNDPALILADEPTGNLDSKQSAEIWALLRNIADTRGKTILMVTHEAPGAAYADRVVILKDGRVVGTLAPKGNRDAALVSAGYQELAG from the coding sequence ATGAGTCCAGCTCCCGATCAGGCCGACTCGATCCCCGCGCAGGCGGCACATTCGGGGCCTGCGCTCGCCGCGGCGCGCGACGGCATCGTCGTAGCTGTGGATCTCCGCAAGATTTACGAGAGTGGCGGTGAACGGGTTGAGGCACTTGCCGGCCTTGATCTCACCGTTCCGATGGGTGAGTTCTGCGCCATCATGGGTGCCAGTGGCTCGGGTAAGAGTACGCTGCTGCATGTGACGGGTGGTCTTACTCCACCTACGAGCGGCACGCTGCGCGTCGAAGGCCACGATATCGCCCGCATGTCCGACCGGGCGCGCACCATCTTCCGCCGCCGCCGTATCGGCGTGATTTTCCAGGAGTTCAACCTCCTGCCCACGCTCACCGCGCGCGAGAACGTCGCGCTGCCGATGCTGGTGGATGGGCATCCGCTGCGGGCGTGCCTGGCGCGGGTTGACGAACTGCTCGATACCGTGCATCTGCTCCCGCGGGCCACGCACCGGCCCGATGCGCTCTCTGGCGGTGAGCAGCAGCGCGTGGCGATCGCCCGTGCCCTGCTCAATGACCCGGCCCTGATCCTCGCAGACGAGCCGACCGGCAACCTGGATTCCAAGCAATCAGCGGAGATCTGGGCACTGCTCCGCAACATCGCCGATACACGCGGCAAGACGATTCTCATGGTGACACACGAAGCCCCCGGTGCGGCCTACGCCGACCGGGTGGTCATTCTCAAGGACGGCCGCGTAGTGGGCACGCTCGCGCCGAAGGGCAATCGTGATGCAGCACTGGTCAGCGCTGGCTACCAGGAATTGGCGGGTTAA
- a CDS encoding ABC transporter permease — translation MMQHWSALATRNWRVKRTRTAGAVLAIALGTGAVVWVTCCYESVQRTVMEWAETHVGRSHITIQSPLGKYDTLPQRIVGQIEPVEGVRQVVPLLVRRLPSAAERRTAPRPANQRFWTMPDVDFHGLDLERESAIRDWSERLMPGGRMLRAEDDAACVLEQSIAEEQGVGVGDRLLVWRGPFDDQPPFELEIVGVIHRERVARFQKGVALVQLPTLQRISGTFALVNSVEVVLDNPTIENVRLVGARIQAALQGFPQVYMRSSEARMQQINLAQRQQQVVLVLMSCMALLTALFIILSTLSMGMIERLAQLGLLRCVGMTGGQLAVLVVAEVLPLGLLGVALGVPIGLHLTQWTVWAVPEYVGRFAISTWGVGLACGAGLLTTLLAAVLPAVAALGVSPLEATRPRARRTGAHWLVAAAVIAFTLLGVQHLIIGYRVQRDLEFVQWSAAAVVLLYMIYAALAPLLVYIASRLAVPLTARVLGVRAVLLQDQVGHAVWRSAGICCGLMVGLSLIVGLVVFSTSFKTGWQFPSQFPAAYIWSDEQIPGEAAAAALRAVPGVANFTTANAPNVIVEERPLFNEELLKSITWFLGIDPESFFRLIQMEFVEGDRDSAIALLEQGGHVLVAADFARTRKKGVTEIRDPDGRILQSNDVRVWFNNRWTTFKVAGVIDSPALDIAASYFQVQSEAKMAAVGSVIGSNADLRRLFGVDGTRLILLNFDLGAEPIPADWPPPLGSPEGRMLSHMHYNEKIPLERRWQNYRETRVLQEVCRRINAPARYGTATELKDEIDGELTRLTYLLTAVPSMALLVAALGVANLMTANVASRTKQLATLRAVGATRGLVLRLVIGEALVLGVLGSALGLVLGLHLAWNVRTMTLHVGIRTTVCRSLGYGGLGCGHDRGVVCAGGHRPGSIRRAHQRD, via the coding sequence GTGATGCAGCACTGGTCAGCGCTGGCTACCAGGAATTGGCGGGTTAAACGAACTCGCACGGCCGGCGCGGTGCTTGCGATTGCGCTTGGAACCGGCGCGGTTGTATGGGTAACCTGTTGCTATGAATCCGTGCAACGCACGGTCATGGAATGGGCCGAAACACATGTCGGCCGCAGTCACATCACCATCCAGTCCCCGCTGGGCAAGTACGATACCCTGCCGCAGCGCATCGTCGGCCAGATCGAGCCCGTCGAGGGCGTGCGCCAAGTCGTGCCGCTGTTGGTGCGCCGGCTGCCGTCGGCGGCCGAGCGCCGCACTGCTCCGCGGCCGGCCAACCAGCGCTTCTGGACAATGCCCGACGTCGATTTTCACGGGCTCGATCTGGAGCGCGAGAGTGCGATTCGCGACTGGTCCGAGCGGCTGATGCCCGGCGGTCGGATGCTGCGTGCAGAGGACGATGCGGCGTGCGTTCTGGAGCAGTCGATTGCCGAGGAGCAGGGTGTCGGGGTGGGCGACCGATTGCTGGTGTGGCGTGGGCCGTTCGACGATCAGCCGCCGTTCGAACTTGAGATTGTGGGGGTGATTCATCGCGAGCGGGTGGCCCGCTTCCAGAAGGGCGTGGCCCTGGTACAACTGCCGACGCTCCAGCGCATCAGCGGGACGTTTGCCCTGGTCAATTCGGTTGAAGTGGTGCTGGACAATCCGACGATCGAGAACGTGCGCCTTGTCGGGGCACGCATCCAGGCGGCGCTGCAGGGCTTCCCGCAGGTCTACATGCGCAGCAGCGAAGCCCGCATGCAGCAGATCAACCTCGCGCAGCGCCAGCAGCAGGTCGTGCTCGTTCTGATGAGCTGCATGGCCCTGTTGACGGCGCTCTTCATCATACTCAGCACCCTCAGCATGGGCATGATCGAACGCCTCGCCCAGCTTGGCCTGCTGCGCTGCGTCGGCATGACGGGAGGGCAACTTGCCGTTCTTGTGGTGGCCGAGGTCCTGCCGCTGGGCCTGCTCGGAGTTGCTCTGGGTGTGCCCATCGGACTGCACCTGACCCAGTGGACCGTGTGGGCGGTGCCGGAGTACGTCGGCCGCTTCGCCATCAGCACCTGGGGCGTCGGGCTCGCGTGCGGGGCCGGGCTGCTGACCACGCTGCTGGCGGCCGTGCTGCCAGCGGTGGCAGCGCTGGGGGTTTCGCCGCTGGAAGCCACGCGCCCACGGGCTCGCCGCACGGGGGCGCATTGGCTCGTGGCCGCTGCCGTCATCGCGTTCACCCTGCTGGGTGTGCAGCACCTCATCATCGGCTACCGGGTGCAACGCGATCTGGAATTCGTGCAGTGGTCGGCGGCGGCCGTCGTGCTGTTGTACATGATCTACGCGGCGCTCGCGCCGCTGCTCGTGTATATCGCGAGTCGGCTGGCGGTGCCGCTCACGGCACGGGTGCTGGGTGTGCGCGCCGTGCTGTTGCAGGACCAGGTGGGGCACGCCGTCTGGCGCTCCGCGGGCATCTGCTGCGGGTTGATGGTGGGTTTGTCACTGATCGTGGGACTTGTGGTCTTCAGCACCAGCTTCAAGACCGGGTGGCAATTTCCCAGCCAGTTTCCGGCCGCCTACATCTGGAGCGACGAACAGATTCCGGGCGAGGCGGCCGCGGCGGCATTGCGCGCGGTGCCCGGGGTGGCGAACTTCACCACGGCCAACGCTCCGAACGTGATTGTCGAGGAGCGGCCGCTGTTCAATGAGGAGTTGCTGAAGTCCATCACGTGGTTTCTCGGGATCGACCCCGAGTCATTCTTCCGGTTGATCCAGATGGAATTCGTCGAGGGTGATCGTGATTCAGCCATTGCGCTGCTTGAGCAGGGTGGTCATGTGCTGGTCGCGGCAGACTTCGCCCGGACCCGCAAAAAAGGCGTGACGGAGATCCGCGACCCGGATGGGCGGATTCTGCAGAGCAACGACGTGCGGGTCTGGTTCAACAATCGCTGGACGACGTTCAAAGTCGCCGGCGTGATTGACTCCCCGGCGCTGGACATTGCCGCGAGCTACTTCCAAGTGCAAAGTGAGGCGAAGATGGCGGCGGTCGGGTCGGTGATCGGGTCGAACGCAGACCTGCGCCGCCTGTTCGGTGTGGACGGCACACGGCTGATCCTGCTGAACTTTGACCTGGGTGCCGAGCCCATTCCCGCGGACTGGCCACCGCCACTCGGCTCGCCGGAGGGGCGCATGCTCTCACACATGCACTACAACGAAAAGATCCCGCTCGAGCGCCGCTGGCAGAATTACCGTGAGACGCGCGTGCTGCAGGAAGTCTGCCGGCGGATCAACGCGCCGGCCCGCTATGGCACCGCGACGGAACTGAAGGATGAAATCGACGGTGAACTGACGCGGCTGACGTATCTCCTGACGGCCGTGCCGAGCATGGCGCTACTGGTGGCTGCGCTGGGGGTCGCGAACCTGATGACTGCCAACGTGGCCAGCCGCACGAAGCAGTTGGCGACCCTGCGGGCAGTCGGCGCGACACGCGGATTGGTTCTGCGGCTTGTCATCGGTGAGGCGCTCGTGCTGGGAGTCCTGGGGAGCGCCCTGGGCTTGGTGCTTGGGCTGCACTTGGCGTGGAACGTCCGCACCATGACGCTGCATGTGGGGATACGAACTACCGTTTGCCGTTCCTTGGGATATGGTGGCCTTGGCTGTGGGCATGACCGTGGGGTTGTGTGTGCTGGCGGCCATCGTCCCGGCTCGATACGCCGCGCGCACCAACGTGATTGA